GCCAGGAAGCCTGGGTGGAAGAGGTTTCCTAAGGCACCGCAAGTCTTGCACCGGGCGGGATCGTTCCGCCAATCTTGCCCGATGTTCGCGTCCGTCCTTCGGAGTATCGTGACCTTTGTAGCTCGCCGCCTCGCGAGGGAGGTGACTCATGCCTGATCAGCCTCTGCTAACGGCGGTCGACGAAGAGGACAAGGATCCCGGTCCCCGCAAAACGTTTTGGGAGCATGTGGAGGACTTGCGCAAGGTCCTGGTCAGGTCCGCGATCGTCATCGGAATCGCGTTTGTCGTCTGTATCTTCCTCGACAAACAACTCGTCCGGATTCTCGAGTACCCGCTACGGAACATCGACAAGTTCATGGGGCCACCGAACCAGGTCGCCTTCCATTTCGGTCAGACAGTGCTCGGACCCTATGAAGTGAACCCGAAGGATTTCCCGCTCCTGGGTGAACGCAAGGGCACAACTGCTTTCCGCCTGGGAACGGCCAGGATCGGTGAGGAGGACGTCGTTGTCCTTAAGCCAATCCCCCCGGAGGAGGGGGCGGATTCCGGAACACGCGTTCACCTGCACAACATCGCCCCGGCAGACGGCTTTCTCATCGCCTTCAAGGTGGCCATCTACGCCTCGATTGTGGTGTCGTCGCCATTCTGGATCTACTTTATCGCGAGTTTCGTGCTGCCTGCGCTTCATATCCATGAGCGCAAGATCCTCTACCAATGGCTCGGGTGGGGGACGTTCCTGTTCATGTCAGGCGTTCTGCTCACCTATTTCATTTTGCTGCCTCTGGCTCTTCACGCCTCCGTGAAGTATTCCGAAATGCTCGGCTTTTCAGCCAGCATGTGGAAGGCGGACGACTACATAGGCTTCGTCACCAAATTCGTCCTGGGCATGGGCATCGGCTTTCAGTTTCCGGTCGTCATCCTGATCCTGGTGAAGCTTGGCTTTGTCACCCATCACACCCTGATCAAGTACCGTCGCCACGTGATTGTGCT
This portion of the Opitutaceae bacterium genome encodes:
- the tatC gene encoding twin-arginine translocase subunit TatC, which produces MPDQPLLTAVDEEDKDPGPRKTFWEHVEDLRKVLVRSAIVIGIAFVVCIFLDKQLVRILEYPLRNIDKFMGPPNQVAFHFGQTVLGPYEVNPKDFPLLGERKGTTAFRLGTARIGEEDVVVLKPIPPEEGADSGTRVHLHNIAPADGFLIAFKVAIYASIVVSSPFWIYFIASFVLPALHIHERKILYQWLGWGTFLFMSGVLLTYFILLPLALHASVKYSEMLGFSASMWKADDYIGFVTKFVLGMGIGFQFPVVILILVKLGFVTHHTLIKYRRHVIVLCFILGAVLTTPEVITQVAMAVPLWLLYEISIIIAWYWDRQKRKAEAAAA